The genome window CTAAGCTAGTCATACAATCAGAATGAACTATGAAATTACGAATAATTCTCCCCCTTCCTCTCTTTTCTCTACTATTTTAAGAAAAAGCAATCTCAAATATGTTTTTCACCAAAAACCTCTTGACAAATGCTAAGCGACCATTAGAATGGGAGGTGAGGAGATAAATAGAAACAAATTAAACGAAACTGCTTTATGAAATGTAAGCGGTTTCGGATAAACAAAGGAGGGTTTTATGAAAAAACACTTTTGGGAGAAATCCTGTCGCTATAGCATCCGCAAGCTGACGGTTGGGACTGCTTCTGTTTTGTTGGGAGCTGTTTTTCTATCTAGTCATACAGTCTCAGCTGATGGTATTGAAGTGCAGCATAATGATCCAAGTATTGTCGAGACTACTATTAAACCTGATAGTGGATCAGAGCAGATTGAACCGACTGAGACCACTAAACCAGCTCTAGTTGAGAAGTCAGATGTCGAAAGCAATCCTGCTGAAAGTAAACCTGCTGAGACTCCACAAGCTACAAATAGCCAAACTAGTTCTGAGCCTATTGTTGAATCAAACGAAAACAAGGAGAATGAAAATACCGAGCTACCCGTGACAAAGCAAGAAAACTATCAACTTAACTACAATCAACCAACAACTCCTTCCTATGACGGTTGGGAAAAACAAGCCCTTCCAGTCGGAAACGGCGAGATGGGAGCCAAGGTTTTTGGTCTGATTGGTGAAGAGAGAATCCAGTATAACGAAAAGACCCTCTGGTCAGGAGGGCCCCAGCCCGATAGCACCGACTATAATGGTGGGAACTACAAGGATCGCTACAAGGTCTTGGCAGAAATTCGTAAGGCTCTCGAAGATGGAGACCGCCAAAAAGCCAAACAACTGGCTGAACAAAATTTAGTTGGGCCTAATAATGCCCAATATGGTCGCTACCTAGCCTTTGGTGATATCTTCATGGTCTTCAATAACCAGAAAAAAGGGCTGGATACCGTAACAGATTATCACCGTGGTTTGGATATCACAGAGGCCACTACGACTACTTCTTACACCCAAGATGGGACGACCTTCAAACGCGAAACCTTCTCCAGTTATCCTGATGATGTCACTGTGACCCACTTGACCAAAAAAGGAAACAAGACACTTGACTTTACCCTTTGGAACAGTTTGACAGAAGACTTGCTTGCTAATGGCAACTACTCTTGGGAATATTCCAACTATAAGAATGGTCATGTCACTACAGATGCAAACGGAATCCTTCTAAAGGGAACTGTCAAAGATAACGGCCTCAAATTTGCATCCTATCTAGGAATTAAAACGGACGGAAAGGTGACTGTTCAGGACGAAACTCTGACCGTTACAGGCGCAAGTTATGCAACCCTCTATCTCAGCGCCAAGACTAACTTTGCTCAAAATCCAAAAACCAATTATCGAAAAGACATTGACCTCGAAAAAACGGTTAAAGGGATTGTAGAAGCAGCTAAGGCCAAGGACTACGAAACACTTAAGCAAGACCATATCAAGGATTACCAAAATCTCTTTAACCGCGTTAAACTGAACCTAGGTGGAAACAAGACTGCTCAAACGACGAAAGAGGCCCTTCAAAGCTATAACCCTAGCAAAGGTCAAAAACTGGAAGAACTCTTCTTCCAATATGGCCGATATCTACTCATCAGCTCGTCTCGTGATCGGACAGATGCCCTTCCTGCCAACCTACAAGGAGTCTGGAATGCTGTAGACAATCCACCTTGGAACGCTGACTACCACCTCAATGTCAATTTGCAAATGAACTATTGGCCTGCCTACATGAGTAACCTTGCTGAAACAGCCAAGCCAATGATCAATTACATTGACGACATGCGCTACTATGGTCGTATCGCTGCTAAAGAATACGCTGGTATTGAATCAAAAGACGGACAAGAAAATGGTTGGCTGGTCCATACTCAGGCAACACCATTTGGCTGGACTACTCCTGGTTGGAATTACTATTGGGGTTGGTCGCCAGCCGCTAATGCCTGGATGATGCAGAACGTTTATGACTACTATAAATTCACCAAGGATGAGACTTATCTCAAAGAAAAGATCTATCCTATGTTGAAAGAGACTGCTAAGTTCTGGAACTCCTTCTTGCACTACGACAAAGAAAGCGACCGTTGGGTGTCTTCCCCATCCTACTCACCAGAACACGGGACCATCACCATCGGAAATACCTTTGACCAATCGCTAGTCTGGCAGCTATTCCACGACTACATGGAAGTTGCCAACCATCTGAAAGTCGACCAAGACTTAGTCACAGAGGTCAAGGCTAAATTTGACAAACTCAAACCACTTCACATCAACAAAGAGGGACGCATCAAGGAATGGTACGAGGAGGACAGCCCCCAATTCACCAATGAAGGGATTGAAAATCACCACCGTCACGTTTCCCATCTAGTTGGTCTCTTCCCAGGTACGCTCTTTAGCAAGGACCAAGCTGAATACCTAGAAGCTGCGCGTGCTACCTTGAACCACCGTGGAGATGGTGGTACAGGTTGGTCTAAAGCCAATAAAATCAACCTCTGGGCTCGCCTTTTAGACGGCAATCGTGCCCATCGCTTACTCGCTGAACAGCTCAAGTATTCAACCCTAGAAAACCTTTGGGATACCCACGCACCTTTCCAAATCGACGGCAACTTTGGAGCAACTAGTGGGATGGCAGAAATGCTCCTCCAATCTCATACAGGCTATATTGCACCCTTGCCAGCCCTTCCTGATGCTTGGAAAGACGGTCAGGTTTCTGGCTTGGTTGCTCGAGGAAACTTTGAAGTCAGCATGAAGTGGAAAGATAAAAACCTGCAAAGCTTGTCCCTCCTTTCAAATGTCGGTGGAGACCTGGTTGTAGACTATCCAAACATCGAAGCTAGTCAGATCAAGGTCAATGGCAAACCAGTCAAGGCAACGATTCTCAAAAACAATCGTATCCAACTAGCAACACAAAAAGGTGACGTCATTACCTTTGAACATTTCCCTGGTCGTGTAACCAGTCTGACAGCCGTTCGACAAAATGGAGTCACTGCCGAACTTACCTTTAACCAAGTAGAAGGCGCTACCCACTATGTCATCCAAAGACAAGTGAAAGACGAAAATGGTCAAACCTCTGCGACCAGAGAATTTGTAACCAATCAAACCCACTTTATTGACCGATCACTCAATCCTCAACATGCCTACACCTATACTGTCAAGGCTATGCTGGGCGAGCTTGCCACACAAGTTTCTGAACAGGCCACTGTCGAAACCTATAGCGAGTTGATGGACGACCGAGATAGCCGCATCCAGTACGGAGCTGCCTTTGGAAACTGGGCAGACTCAGAATTATTTGGAGGAACAGAGAAATTTGCTGACCTTTCAAAAGGAGACTACACAGACGAAGACATCACTGCTACCATTCCTTTCACTGGTGTTGGTATCGAAATCTATGGACTGAAATCGTCTGAACTAGGTCTTGCCACTGCTAAAATTGACGGCAAAGAAGTCGGCGAGCTTGACTTCCATACTGCTGGAGCAACTGAAAAAGGCAGTCTCATTGGTCGCTTCTCAGGATTATCTGACGGACCTCATACATTGACTCTTCGTGTTAAACGTGAGCACAAAGGACGTGGTAGTGAGCGCTCGAAAATTTCATTAGACTACTTCAAGATCCTAGCAGGAGCAGGCAACACGATTGAAAAAATGGATGATCGTGATTCGCGCATCCAGTATGGTGCCCAGTTTAAGGACTGGTCTGACCCTGAACTCTACGGAGGTACGGAAAAATACGCTGACATCAACAATAGCGACTCTAGTGTAGCTTCAGAAGCTCAAGCAACCATTTCCTTTACAGGAACAGGTATTCGTATCTATGGCTTGAAGAGCCTTGCCCTTGGACGAGCACGTGTTACATTAGATGGCAAAGAAATGCCAAGTCTAGACTTTTATACGTCAGGTGCAACTGAAAAGAGGGCCTTTATTGGCGAATTTACAAATCTTACTGACGGTCCGCACACCCTGACATTACAAGTTGACCCAGATTCGCCAGAAGGTCGCAAGAAAATCTCTCTAGACTCCTTTGATATCATCAAAGCCCCTGCTGTTGGTATAGATAGCCCGAGCATCGCGCCTCTTAAGGAAAATGACAAAACCATTTCCTTAACTCTACCAGCTGGGGAATGGGAAGCCATCGCTGTGACCTTCCCGGGTGTCAAAGATCCTCTAGTCTTACGCAAGGTGGATGAAACGCATCTGGTTACAAGTGGAGATCAGACTATCCTATCAGTCCAAGACAATCAAGTTCAAATCCCAATCCCTGACGAAACCGATCGCAAAGCTGGAAATGCCATTGAAGCTTATACCATTCAAGGTACTACCACAAGCAGCCCTATCGTAGCTGTCTTTACTAAAAAGGATGAAAAGAAAGTTGATGAGAAGCAACCAACTACAAGCAAGGGAGAGGAACCAGCTCCTACTGTTGAAAAACCTGAGTACACTGATCCTATCGGGACTGCAGGGCAAGAAGTGCCACCCACTGTAGAAATTCCTGAATACACCGATCCTATCGGAACTGCTGGGCAAGAAGAGCCACCTACTGTTGAAATTCCAGAATATACCAAACCTATCGGAACAGCGGGGCAAGAAGAGTCTCCTACTGTAGAAAAGCCCGAATACACCCAACCTATCGGAACAGCAGGTCAAGAGGAAGCTCCTACTGTTGAAAAACCTGAATACACCAAACCTATCGGAACTAGTGGAGTTCAGGCTGCTCCAACCCTCACCCGACCTGAGTATCAGTTGCGCACCTTGAAAGATAAAAAGACAGGGGTTGAAATCATCGGTGGGGCTACCGACTTAGAAGGAATTTCTCACATCTCTAGCCGACGTGTCCTAGCTCAAGAACTCTTTGGCAAGACCTATGATGCTTACGACCTACAACTTAAAAATCCAACAGATCATAGCTTGCAGCCAAAATGCTCTGTCTTGGTTCGCTTGCCTATTTCAGCTAGCGTAGAAAATATTTACTACCTCACTCCAACTAAGGAGTTGCAAGCCCTTGATTTCGACGTTCGAGATGGAAAGGCAGAATTCATCACCAGTCATTTCAGTACCTATGCTGTCGTCTATCAAACTGCTGGAACAACCTCTAGCACAGAGGAAAAACCAAGTACTTCAGATACAGAAACCTTGGCACACGAAACTGAACAACTTTCAGCTAGTCCTAGTCTTGCTAAAACTGGAAATCATTCTCCTAAAGAACAACTTCCAGCAACAGGAGAAGCGTCCAACCCACTCCTCTTCTTAGCAGGCCTCAGCCTAGCCCTCACAGCCACTTTTATGCTAAAAAGAAGAAAGGATGAATCCAACTAACTTTTAAGCACACAAAAACAGGATGAAGATCACCTTCATCCTGTTTTATTTTGTAATCAGAAATTATTTTTACAGTAGGTATAAAAAGGCTAAAGTCAAGAGACTTGCTAGAAGCCCAACTCCCCAAAAGAAGAAGTCAACCTTCCACTCACTCCAGGGATTGCCCTTGCCTGAGAATCCCCCAAGTTCAAAATGATGATGCACAGGTGTCATACGGAAAATACGCTTTCCACCACTAAGTTTGAAGTAGGTAACCTGCATCATAACAGAGCTTGTCTCAAAGACATAGATAAGCCCAATCAGCAAAAGGGTCCATTCTTGGTGGAGGGCCATAGAGATTGCTGCCAACATCCCACCTAGAGCCAAACTTCCAACGTCTCCCATGAAGACCTTGGCAGGCTTGTGGTTAAAGACGAAGAAGCCTAGCAAACCACCAATCATGGTAAGAATCACAAGAAGGATATCCAGTTGATTTTGCATATAAGCAATCACACCGTAGGCCGATAAGCTAATCACCACGGAAATACTTGCTAAGCCATCGATCCCGTCCGTCAGATTCACCGCATTTGAAAAACCAACTAGCCAGAAAAGGGCAAAGAAAATATAGAAAATACCCAGGTGCACTTGGTAGCCAAAAACTGAAAGCATATCGCCCCCACGCTCATAAAAGAGGTAGAAAATCACTCCTCCAAGCAACTGGAGAGCAAGCTTTTGTTTAGGATTCAATCCTTCGTTGATCTTACGGAAAATTTTGAGGAAATCATCCAAAAAACCTACCAAACCATACAAAACCAAGATAAACAAAATCATGCCTACATTGTTGGTCAATTGTTGGGTAAAGAGAGCGACAAGGAAGCTCACAACAACTGCAACGATCAGGAAGACAAGGCCTCCCATGGTCGGAGTCCCAGCTTTAGCTTGGTGTTGCTTGACATCCTCGTGCATCTGCTGACCTGTAATCTGTGCTTTTCGATAAAATCGGATAAAGGCTGGAATACCTATCAAGGTCAATAGAAAGGCTAGAACTCCAGCATTAATGGAACTAATCATCTTAATCTCCTAAAGTTATTTTCATTTTTTTGATGTCTTTGAGGGCCGTATTGGCACGGACACTTTGTTTCTTGACCGTTTTGCCACTACCTTCCCACTCGACTTCTATATTTAGCCACTTAGCAAATGTTTGCACATTTTCATCTGTCCAGCCATACATATCAGGCATTTCTTCGACCTTATCTGACAGGATCAAGATTTGCTGATTGGCTTCCAAATTATCTCCTTCAGAAACAGAGAGATCCTTAATCTTGGTTCCTGTTCCGATAACAATTGGTTGGACCAGGTTTCGGCGCAATTCTTCTGCGAGGTCACCTGGGGTAAAGTCCTTGGTGACAGGCATAGCATAGCTTGTCGTCTTGCTGACCTGATCCAAGTTCTTAGCAGTTGACTGAAGATTGAGGGATTCTTTCATAGCAGAAGCTCGCTCAAGGATTGGGTTGGCAAACTCTCCCAGCTGAACGCCTGAATAATGCTCTGGCTGTTGCACCGTCACATAGAGGATAAAATCAGGATTTTCTGCAGGATGCATCGACACAACAGAGAAGATATAGTTGGTTTCACCTGTCAGGTAGCCCCCATTCTTCTCATCGGCAATCTGAGCAGTCCCGGATTTCAGGGCAACATTCTGTCCCGGAACATTGACATTAGGCTTTCCTGTACTGTGGTTGTACATGGTACCATAGACAGGATCTGTTCCGACCATGACCATGTGATCCCGAGTAGAGGAAGCTGCCGCTTTTGATACAGGATTTCCGACGATTTCCTTTTGAGACTTACGAACAGACTGGTCATTCGGGTCATAGAGGGCGCTGATAAATTTAGGCTCCAACATAACCCCATCGTTAGCAATGGCTGTAAAAGCACGTAGCATCTGGGTCTGCGTTACAGAAATCCCCTGACCAAATGCACTCATGGCAATATTGACAATATTATCTGCAGGCAATTGACCTGTGTACTCATCAGTCAGACCAAAACGCGTCGGCACTCCAAACTTAAAGCGGTTTAGATAATCCAACCAAGTAGCATCTCCCATTTTTTGTTCAAGTAGACTCATTCCAACATTACTGGAGTGAGCGAAACCTTGTGAGAAAGTCATCATCCCACCAGTAGTCAAACCATCATTAACATCCCAATCTCGAATCGTCGCATCCGCTATTTTTAATTCACTGCTATTGAAGTATTCTCCACTTGGGAAGGTATTATTATCAATAGAAGAAGCTAACGTCATCACCTTCATGGCTGATCCTGGTTCATAGTTACTTTGATAGAGGATATCACGCCAAACAAAGTCCTCAGTGATTCCTTCTTTAGTATCTGCATTAAAGGTAGGTCGTTGGGTGGTAGCGAGAATTTCACCGGTCTTTGCACTGACCAAGGTCGCGGTCATATACTTACCTTTTACTTTTTCTAGAAAGGCATCCATCTGAGTTTCCATAAAGGATTGCAAGGGACTAGAAAGGGTTGTGTACACATCCTTTCCATCTACCGTTTGTTGGGAAGCCTGATCTGTACCCGGAACAATATTTCCCAGACGATCTTTCTCATAGGTGATGATCCCATCTGTACCCGCCAGAATGCTATTTAAGGAACTCTCCAGTCCAGATGTCCCAATCAACCGTTTGGTGCCATCCTCATTTTCATGGAGTTGCGCTAAACCGATAAAGGAAGAAGCAAACTGCCCATTGGGATAACTACGGTTAGGGCTAGTTGTAAAGTCAACTCCCTCGACACCAGCAGTTTTGAGGTCGTTTTTAATGGCCATCATATTGGCATAGGTAATCCCATTTCCCTTGGTACCAAAGGATACCTGTTTTAGATCTGGCTGAGAAAGTTGTTCTTTGACATAGGACTCTTCCATATCCAGATACTTATGGAAAATCTCAGCCACCTTATTAAATTGAGAATCCTCTACATAGAGAATTTTACCTGTTGCTGACTTGTAGGTCTTGTCAATAACGGCATAGATATTATACGAAGTCGCATCCTCAGCAATAGGCGTTCCATTACGATCGTAGATGGTTCCCCGTTTTGCAGGAATCGTCTTGGTTGTTTGGTGAACCTTGTTTGCTTCTTGAACCAAGTCCTTACCAAATTTTTTACCCGTTCCGATAATGACCGCAAAGTTGACCAAAAAGACAGCGAAGAGTATGACAGCCAATAAACTCAGGCTTTTTCCTACTCTTCGGCGGTTTTCTTCTGGAGATTTACGGTTACGAACGGCATAACGGATGATTTTTTCTTTCCACTGTTTCATATCTTACTCCGCTGCTCGGATATTTTCGTTATTCAGCTGCAAATCCTTGGAATTTGCAATCTCTTTCAAACGTTCTGAACGAATCAATTCATTGACCTCTTGCTTGGCATCGTCGAGCTCGGTTTTCTTTTCTTCGATTTGAGCATTGACCTTGGTCAATTCATTCTGAACTTGTAATAGCTTGGTCTGCATAAACACAACGCTAACTGCCAGGATAATCATTGTTGCAGCAATCGAAACATAGAAGGCCTTTTCCACACGTGAAAAACCTTTAAACTTCGTTTGCAATAACTGGCTTGTTTTTTCGATTCTTTCTGCCATGTTTTTCCTCTTACTTGTGAATTTTTCTAGCCACGCGCAACTTGGCTGAATGCGAACGATTGTTTGCTTCTAGCTCTTCAGCACTTGGCAAGATTGGCTTGCGGGAGACCAATTCCATCTTGGGCTTAAGGTCATCTGGAATGAAGGGCAAGCCTTTAGGAACCTCCACTGTTGAAGCCTCTTTGAATAACTGCTTGGTCAAGCGGTCTTCCAGCGAATGGAAGGTAATGACCGAGATTCTCCCATCCAGAGCCAGCATGTCCATGGCCTGCTGGATGGATTCATCTGCAGCGCCCAGCTCATCATTGACTTCGATTCGGATAGCCTGGAAAATCTGCTTGGCAGGGTGCCCCTTTTTCTTGAGCTCCTTGGCAGGCTTGGCCGACTTGATAATCTCTGCCAACTCCGTCGTTGTCTCAATTGGTTTCACCTCACGCGCTTGCTCAATCTTACGAGCAATCTGTTTAGAAAACTTATCCTCACCATACTTGAAAAAGATCCGAACCAAGTCATGATAGTCATAACGATTGACCACCTCATAGGCCGTCAGACTAGCTTCCTGATTCATCCGCATATCCAGTGGCGCATCCTTTTTATAAGAAAAGCCACGCTCACGCTGATCCAGCTGAGGACTGGACACCCCTAAGTCATAACAAATTCCATCAATTTCCTGGACACCAGCCTCCTGCAAACGTGCCTGCAAATGACGGAAGTTGTCCTTGATAAAGGTTACCATCCCCTTTTCGATATAGGGTGCCAACCGTTTTTGCGCATTGTCAATGGCATTTTGGTCCTGGTCAAAGGCATAGAGATGTCCTTTTTCACTTAATTTACTTAATAAATATTCGCTATGGCCTGCTCCACCCAAGGTCGCATCAACGTAGATACCGTCAGGTTTCACGTCCAGCATATCAATCGTTTCATGAAGCAAGACCGTTACATGATGAAATTCTTTTGTCATATCCTATTTATTTTACCACAAATCTGACTAGCTTGCACTTGTCAGACAAGGCTAAGTTTCTTCGAAAAAAATTCTCAAAAAAATGTCATATATACTTGATATCTTATCTCCAAAAGAATATAATATAGTCAAATATATACGACATATCAAAAAGGAGACCTTATGAATCGTGTCAAAGAATTCCGCAAGGAACTGGGCATTTCCCAGCTCGAGCTCGCCAAAGATATCGGTGTCTCGAGACAGACCATCAACATGATTGAAAACGACAAGTACAATCCAACCCTGGAACTCTGTCTCAATCTCGCCCGCAGCCTCAAAACTGACCTCAATAGTCTCTTTTGGGAGGATAATTTTTAAAAAAGGAGCAAACTCATGAAAAAAGAAACTCTCACTGAAAAACTGATCAAACGCATTTATGGCATTTCAGGACCACTTGATGAACACAAACGACGCGAAGCTGACCGCATTGGAAATAAAATCTTTGTGATTCTCTTTTACCTCATGACTTTAGGTAATCTTATTCCCTTTGTCCTTGCTTATAAATATCCGCAAATTGTCGCTATCGGCTATCCTCTTGTGGTATTCGGCATTTCGATGATTTCTGCTCTCTATGTGCTCTCCCAAACCAGGAAAACAGGCATCACAGCCATTGATCTAGATATGCTGAATGAGAAAGAAAGCAAGCAACTACACTACCCAGGTCTTAAAGCGGGGATAGTCTATGGATTGATGAGTTTTTTTGTAACCCCTCTTCTCCATATACTACTAGGTGAGAGTCAGGACTATCTTCAGTCTCTTCTCACTTTTAAAAATATTTTTTCAAGTATTCTCCAGTCTTTCTTCTTCGGAGTGATTATACAAATTATCATCTCCCGTCGCATTGCAAAATCCAAGAAAGATCAGGATGATTAGGAGCAAACAAATGAAAAAAGAAACTCTCACTGAAAAACTCATTAAACGCATATACGGTATTTCTGGTCCCCTTGACGAACACAAACGGCGCGAGGCCGATCGTATCGGGAATCAGGTCTTTATTGTTCTCTTTTATCTCATGATATTTGGCAATCTCATCCCCTTTGTCCTTGCTTATAAATATCCGCAAATTGTCGCTATCGGCTATCCTCTTGTGGTATTCGTCATTTCGATGATTTCTGCTCTCTATGTGGTCTCCCAAACCAAGAAAACAGGCATCACAGCCATTGATCCCGAAATGCTGAGTCAAAAAGAAAGCAAACAGCTACATTTTCCTGGTCTAAGAGCCGGTCTGATCTATGGCATAGCGATATTTTTTATAATGCCATTCATTGATACCCTAACCAGTGAAAATCCAAATTTCATCAGTTCTCTTCTGAATACAAAACATATTTTAAAAACTATACTGGGAGCTTTCTTTTTCGGACTGATGATGCAAATTGTTGTCTCTCTTCGCATTCAAAAAGCCAAGAAAGACCAAGAAGACGACTAGGAGATACCTTATGAAATCACTAGCGAGACTGCTGATCAGTCATGTTTTTATCAGTATCTTTATTACCTTTTTCCTACTTTCTGGACATATTGAGCATCCTTTCTTGATTATCTTTCTTTTATTCCTTCCTGTATTGAACAAGGGGCAGAGATTCCAGAAAATCCAATCAAAAAAAATACGTCTTCTAAACGCATCTCTCTGTTTTATCCTCGTATCCTTTCCACAACTTTTAACAAATCCTATGGATTGGAGATACCTGGTATTTCTAATAATCTGTATCATTTTTAGTTTGGTTTACTTCTATACTCTCTATCAACTCTTTAAAGAAGTCAATCAAAAATCGCTCATTTAGAAGGTTACTCCCATGAAAAAAGAAGATTTCACCACTCGCTTACTCAAACTATTCTTTCACATACAAGGCCCCTTTGATGAATGTCACCAAGAGATAATCTACAGGGCTTGTGCCCGTGCCTTGATCCAAATCGTTTACTCCTCCCTCCTACTCTTCTTGTTCTATCTCCTATTTGGACGCTTCATAGAGTTGGTTCGAGATGCCATGCCCTACCTCTATTTTGGACTTATCTTCGTCCTCGCATCTAGGGCGAGACTAGCAGTTCGCAACTTACATTTAGACAAGGATGACCCGTCCGAAATCCATCACAAAAGCTACAGCAAAAGTCAAATCAAAGTTCGTAGTTGGGGTGTATTCCTCAGCATTCAGCTTGGTCTCTTCCTCTTACTAATCTTTCATAAACTCTTTGTTCAGCATCTTCCCCTCGATACCT of Streptococcus oralis contains these proteins:
- a CDS encoding DUF3278 domain-containing protein, whose protein sequence is MKKETLTEKLIKRIYGISGPLDEHKRREADRIGNKIFVILFYLMTLGNLIPFVLAYKYPQIVAIGYPLVVFGISMISALYVLSQTRKTGITAIDLDMLNEKESKQLHYPGLKAGIVYGLMSFFVTPLLHILLGESQDYLQSLLTFKNIFSSILQSFFFGVIIQIIISRRIAKSKKDQDD
- a CDS encoding DUF3278 domain-containing protein, which encodes MKKETLTEKLIKRIYGISGPLDEHKRREADRIGNQVFIVLFYLMIFGNLIPFVLAYKYPQIVAIGYPLVVFVISMISALYVVSQTKKTGITAIDPEMLSQKESKQLHFPGLRAGLIYGIAIFFIMPFIDTLTSENPNFISSLLNTKHILKTILGAFFFGLMMQIVVSLRIQKAKKDQEDD
- a CDS encoding DUF3278 domain-containing protein, with protein sequence MKKEDFTTRLLKLFFHIQGPFDECHQEIIYRACARALIQIVYSSLLLFLFYLLFGRFIELVRDAMPYLYFGLIFVLASRARLAVRNLHLDKDDPSEIHHKSYSKSQIKVRSWGVFLSIQLGLFLLLIFHKLFVQHLPLDTFWDNLSQFDKTLPLLVLGLGIGAIFGTMTYAFLSEHEVKHSESGMHKENIEK